The proteins below are encoded in one region of Prosthecobacter dejongeii:
- a CDS encoding class I SAM-dependent methyltransferase, translating to MSLNLYQIFAPLMRRFRGQRFAIFKQHLSPLRTDQLLDVGGYPGFWTQHEPTVGSIDTLNVHEVPWEQGSHPNYQIRTLLGDGRALTAPDQSYQILFSNSVIEHVGTWEDQQAFAREARRVGKDLWVQTPAYECPIEPHYVGLYIHHLPKKWQMVLVRWVTLWGWVHRPTREQVAYEVNSIRLLTRREMDLLFPDCEILTERLLGLIPKSYIAIRKQRPQAA from the coding sequence ATGAGCCTAAATCTCTACCAAATCTTCGCCCCCTTGATGCGGCGATTTCGAGGCCAACGGTTTGCGATTTTTAAACAGCACCTCTCGCCTCTGCGCACGGACCAGCTTCTGGATGTGGGAGGTTACCCGGGTTTTTGGACTCAGCATGAGCCGACGGTCGGCAGCATTGACACTTTGAATGTTCATGAAGTGCCTTGGGAGCAGGGCAGTCATCCCAACTACCAAATCCGCACTCTTTTGGGCGATGGCCGGGCGCTGACCGCACCGGATCAGTCGTACCAAATCCTCTTTTCCAACAGCGTCATTGAGCACGTGGGGACTTGGGAGGACCAGCAGGCCTTCGCGCGGGAAGCTCGGAGGGTGGGAAAGGATCTGTGGGTTCAAACACCTGCCTATGAATGCCCCATCGAGCCGCATTACGTCGGCTTGTACATTCACCACCTGCCTAAAAAATGGCAGATGGTGCTGGTCAGGTGGGTGACTCTCTGGGGTTGGGTGCATCGGCCCACTCGTGAGCAGGTAGCTTATGAGGTGAATAGCATCCGGCTGCTGACACGGCGTGAAATGGACCTGCTGTTTCCGGATTGTGAAATCCTCACGGAGCGGCTTCTGGGCCTCATTCCGAAATCCTACATCGCCATCCGCAAGCAGCGCCCGCAGGCGGCGTGA
- the ilvD gene encoding dihydroxy-acid dehydratase — protein MRAHPIMAKKAASKKPESLHRKHSAIVVDGVERAPSRAMLHAVGFKREDFQKSQIGIASTWSMVTPCNMHIDRLAKETAKGVDAAGGKSLIFNTITISDGISMGTEGMKYSLVSREVIADSIETVVGCEGMDGFVAIGGCDKNMPGCVMAMARLNRPSVFVYGGTILPGCVGHEKKDADIVTVFEAVGKHANCQITDADLIDIEEHSIPGEGSCGGMYTANTMASAIEALGMSLPNSGAQSAVGDDKLIDCFDAGAAVMNMIKLGITPRDIMTKEAFENAITLIITLGGSTNAVLHLIAMAHSAGVKLTIEDFVRIGKKTPVLADLKPSGKYFMNDLVKIGGTVPLMRILVEEGLMHGDCLTVTGRTMKENVRKSKIVYPKSQQIVRPLSDPIKKDSHLVIFKGNLCPEGAVGKISGKEGLTFTGKAIVFESEEKALDAILNDKVKKGHVIVIRMEGPKGGPGMREMLSPTSAIMGKGLGKDVALITDGRFSGGSHGFVVGHVTPEAFVGGPIAVIKNGDAITIDAEKRAITLGIPAKELAARLKAWKQPKPRYTRGVLAKYAALTTSASEGAVTDKQF, from the coding sequence ATGCGCGCCCACCCCATCATGGCCAAGAAAGCAGCATCCAAGAAACCCGAATCCCTCCATCGTAAACACAGCGCCATCGTCGTGGACGGTGTCGAGCGTGCGCCCAGCCGCGCCATGCTGCATGCGGTTGGCTTTAAGCGGGAAGACTTCCAGAAATCCCAGATCGGCATCGCCAGTACCTGGAGCATGGTCACCCCGTGTAACATGCACATTGACCGCCTGGCCAAAGAAACGGCTAAGGGCGTGGATGCTGCTGGTGGCAAAAGCCTGATCTTCAACACCATCACCATCTCCGATGGCATCTCGATGGGCACCGAAGGCATGAAATACTCGTTGGTTAGCCGCGAAGTCATCGCGGACTCCATTGAGACTGTCGTCGGTTGCGAAGGCATGGACGGTTTTGTCGCTATCGGTGGTTGTGACAAAAACATGCCCGGCTGCGTGATGGCCATGGCGCGTCTGAACCGCCCCAGCGTCTTCGTTTACGGCGGCACCATCCTGCCCGGCTGCGTGGGGCATGAGAAGAAGGATGCGGACATCGTCACCGTCTTTGAAGCCGTGGGCAAACACGCTAACTGCCAGATTACCGATGCCGACCTCATTGACATCGAAGAGCACAGCATCCCTGGCGAAGGCTCCTGCGGCGGCATGTACACCGCCAACACCATGGCCAGCGCCATTGAGGCCCTGGGCATGTCCTTGCCAAACTCCGGTGCCCAATCCGCCGTCGGCGACGACAAGCTCATCGATTGCTTCGACGCCGGCGCTGCGGTGATGAACATGATCAAGCTGGGCATCACGCCCCGCGACATCATGACGAAGGAGGCCTTTGAAAACGCCATCACGCTCATCATCACCCTGGGCGGCTCCACGAATGCCGTGCTGCACCTCATCGCCATGGCGCACAGCGCGGGTGTGAAGCTGACCATCGAAGACTTCGTCCGCATCGGCAAAAAGACCCCGGTGCTGGCCGACCTGAAGCCAAGTGGCAAATACTTCATGAACGATCTGGTGAAGATCGGCGGTACCGTGCCGCTCATGCGTATCCTGGTGGAAGAAGGCCTGATGCATGGTGACTGCCTCACCGTCACGGGCCGTACGATGAAAGAAAACGTGCGTAAATCCAAGATCGTCTATCCGAAGAGCCAGCAGATCGTCCGCCCGCTGAGCGACCCGATCAAGAAAGACAGCCACCTCGTCATCTTCAAAGGTAACCTCTGCCCTGAAGGGGCCGTGGGCAAGATCAGCGGCAAGGAAGGCCTCACCTTCACCGGCAAGGCCATCGTCTTTGAATCCGAAGAGAAAGCCCTGGATGCCATCTTGAATGACAAAGTGAAAAAAGGCCACGTCATCGTCATCCGCATGGAAGGGCCTAAGGGCGGCCCCGGCATGCGCGAGATGCTCAGCCCCACCTCCGCCATCATGGGCAAGGGCCTGGGCAAAGATGTGGCCCTCATCACGGACGGTCGTTTCAGCGGTGGCAGCCACGGTTTTGTGGTCGGCCACGTTACCCCGGAAGCCTTCGTCGGTGGCCCGATTGCCGTCATCAAAAATGGCGACGCCATCACTATTGATGCTGAAAAGCGTGCCATCACTCTCGGCATCCCTGCCAAGGAACTGGCCGCCCGTCTCAAGGCCTGGAAGCAGCCGAAGCCCCGCTACACCCGTGGCGTGCTGGCCAAGTATGCCGCCCTCACCACCAGCGCCAGCGAAGGCGCGGTGACGGATAAGCAATTCTAG
- a CDS encoding N-formylglutamate amidohydrolase, producing the protein MFGKSLLLLTLTASILSLQAEDVLKYVDARPGSLPILITVPHGGDLKPANILARRYGVTAKDSNTAELSVMISEELRKLYGGAPHLVICRLHRSKLDCNRELNEAAQGDPVATATWKRFHEAAEGVEQQVTRSFGAGLTIDLHGHRHEEPRVELGYLISGSQLNTSDEALDRDPKYLRLTSVKELDQRSPQSFSALIRGPQSLGALLEAQGFRSIPSPGKPSPGKAVYFSGSYDVAAHGSRDGGSISAIQVECPWNGVRDTSENQRRFAKALATALGDYFKIHFQMTLVPDKSSQPARP; encoded by the coding sequence ATGTTTGGGAAAAGCCTACTCCTTCTTACCCTCACCGCCTCGATCCTGAGCCTTCAAGCGGAGGACGTTTTAAAGTACGTGGATGCCCGCCCCGGCAGCCTGCCCATTCTCATCACCGTGCCTCACGGGGGAGATCTCAAACCTGCCAATATCCTCGCCCGCCGTTATGGCGTGACCGCCAAAGATAGCAACACGGCCGAGCTGAGCGTGATGATCTCCGAGGAACTGCGGAAGCTTTACGGGGGAGCCCCTCATCTCGTCATCTGTCGCCTGCATCGGTCCAAATTGGACTGCAATCGTGAACTGAATGAGGCCGCTCAAGGAGATCCCGTGGCCACGGCCACCTGGAAGAGATTTCACGAGGCTGCCGAAGGTGTGGAACAGCAGGTCACCCGCAGCTTCGGTGCGGGCCTCACGATCGACCTCCACGGCCATCGTCATGAAGAACCACGGGTGGAACTTGGTTACCTCATCTCCGGCAGCCAACTCAACACCTCGGATGAAGCACTGGATCGAGACCCCAAGTACCTTCGCCTCACCAGTGTGAAAGAGTTGGATCAACGCTCCCCCCAATCTTTTTCCGCCCTCATCCGCGGTCCTCAAAGTCTCGGGGCCCTGCTGGAGGCCCAAGGCTTCCGCTCCATCCCCAGCCCCGGCAAACCCTCACCCGGCAAAGCTGTCTATTTTAGCGGTTCCTATGATGTGGCTGCACATGGCTCTCGGGATGGAGGCAGCATCAGCGCCATCCAGGTGGAGTGCCCCTGGAATGGCGTTCGCGATACGTCTGAAAACCAGCGCCGCTTTGCCAAAGCCCTGGCCACCGCCCTCGGTGACTACTTCAAGATTCATTTTCAGATGACTCTGGTGCCAGATAAATCAAGCCAACCTGCGAGGCCTTAA